A single window of Kitasatospora sp. HUAS MG31 DNA harbors:
- a CDS encoding darcynin family protein: MYMVMLGYSFSPQWLALPRSERQRLKAAHITPLVEKYADRVRVRFFDAEAFQTRFSDFALMETEDLTAYYYLVEEIRDSPLVGQGYLTFQDIVLGIEDGHGRFERDLATGPAA; the protein is encoded by the coding sequence ATGTACATGGTCATGCTCGGCTACTCGTTCTCACCGCAGTGGCTCGCCCTGCCCCGCTCGGAGCGGCAGCGCCTCAAGGCCGCCCACATCACCCCGCTGGTCGAGAAGTACGCGGACCGGGTGCGGGTGCGGTTCTTCGACGCCGAGGCGTTCCAGACCCGCTTCAGCGACTTCGCCCTGATGGAGACCGAGGATCTGACGGCCTACTACTACCTCGTCGAGGAGATCCGGGACTCCCCGCTGGTCGGCCAGGGCTACCTGACCTTCCAGGACATCGTGCTCGGCATCGAGGACGGGCACGGGCGGTTCGAGCGCGACCTCGCCACCGGGCCCGCCGCCTGA
- a CDS encoding TetR/AcrR family transcriptional regulator, which yields MPDQPLTHRERRRERTAAEILTAARRLLASDGPTALTLRATAREVGMTAPGLCRYFPDHRALVQAVVADLYRELAAGLEGARDARPDAPTTDRLADAARALRRWALANRHEFTLIFGKPVPDAGTAPEDPAHDAGWRFGQVFLGLMTQLWREGAVPSPKPGEPTPTWWTQFDDLREHLTDPVPLPVLHRFVQAWTRIYGLVALETFGHLDFTLADPEPFFEQTLEDVLVALRTPHV from the coding sequence ATGCCCGACCAGCCGCTCACCCACCGCGAGCGCCGGCGCGAGCGGACCGCGGCGGAGATCCTCACCGCCGCCCGGCGGCTGCTCGCCAGCGACGGGCCGACCGCGCTCACCCTGCGCGCCACCGCCCGCGAGGTCGGCATGACCGCCCCCGGCCTGTGCCGCTACTTCCCCGACCACCGCGCCCTGGTCCAGGCCGTCGTCGCCGACCTCTACCGCGAGCTGGCCGCCGGCCTCGAAGGCGCCCGCGACGCCCGCCCCGACGCCCCGACCACCGACCGGCTCGCCGACGCCGCCCGCGCCCTGCGCCGCTGGGCGCTGGCCAACCGCCACGAGTTCACCCTGATCTTCGGCAAGCCCGTACCGGACGCCGGCACCGCCCCCGAGGACCCCGCGCACGACGCCGGATGGCGCTTCGGCCAGGTCTTCCTCGGCCTGATGACCCAGCTCTGGCGCGAGGGCGCCGTCCCGTCGCCGAAGCCCGGGGAACCCACCCCCACCTGGTGGACCCAGTTCGACGACCTGCGCGAACACCTCACCGACCCCGTCCCGCTGCCCGTCCTCCACCGCTTCGTCCAGGCCTGGACCCGCATCTACGGCCTCGTCGCCCTGGAGACCTTCGGCCACCTGGACTTCACCCTCGCGGATCCCGAGCCGTTCTTCGAACAGACCCTGGAGGACGTCCTCGTGGCGCTGCGCACGCCCCACGTCTAG